The Gadus macrocephalus chromosome 13, ASM3116895v1 genome includes a window with the following:
- the LOC132471304 gene encoding immunoglobulin-like and fibronectin type III domain-containing protein 1 isoform X6, with amino-acid sequence MMKKSKIADQTAAGQGGIKKKSKVPGVMITQFQEELPEDATTPDFTRKPIALTIQEGKLAVFKAKVIGNPTPKVSWGRANGEIVFHPETCQQKFDEVSGEHTLEFNKVDPDDADTYKCFATNDYGRAVCTVLLNVIEVGFRKKKEQKVEEPSELRKQLKKRKPDGTREEKPMDNEEKVWEILLSADKKDYESICIEYGITNFRGMLTRLNEMRKEKEAEVAQFVSHISTLKHIDVKDNDCATIEIDMDLKDPNSKVFLYKDGIMVPFTTELGEELKHSLKRIGKKYVFSIKKLGSEDAGLYSVDVGGVNVFSTEFKVPDVSFAVKIQEVKAVERENAQFQCVLTAPMNEIKWFGKSAPLEDGEKFQILVSEDKLIHKLIVRDVMPLDGGIYAAVAGIKSCNTFLIVEADKDPAGKGKKGARKDTVAGGGNDEELMKIAKDQQAKYEKEMAEKLVAAKKAKEEWEAQQVVDKVQAKADAEARAAAAKARGGAGGAGGDGAVDATGGGGTGVGGGAGGGAGGGAGGGAGGAGGGAGGAGGGAGGAGGAGAGGGDGKGGDGGDEDGDEEGAEGEGGKRKKRVRDAPLIPETVVGDEAPGAGDGSPGGGKPPRKGKQSAGGSQDPLIPETVVDPGVHFHAGLSDVKAIIGEPAEIECKVSSEECEGFWYKDGEEITSNEDLTISKDGSFHRLKISKVTEETSGTYRFEADGRKTEAVISVEDPPRFSAEDIEAFKAPVTVKKGQKATFKVPHLGREPVKIQWYLDGEELSDQSNIRIDNSEGECRLNLIKLQRKDSGEVKIKLKNEFGSIEAYSELVVLDRPTPPMGPLEIVEASSSAVEVKWRAPKDAGGCKIDNYIVERQQVGRNTWKKLGPIGPEAQYRDIDVEHGRRYCYRFRVETEMGVSEVMESEDVQAGTKAYPGPPSAPKVVSAFKDCINLTWVAPGNTGGTSILGYNVEKRKKGSNLWGAVNPPDQLVKGKSFGVKEVNEGLEYEFRVAAVNDSGAGEFGNPSEFVFARDPKKPPGKVIDMKVTDSSYTTLCLSWTNPKDLPGEQDEAKAFWVEMRPAECPEWERCNMSPITGSTFTVKGMKSMAMYWVRVIALNEGGSGEPCELDNYVLAMPPPVRPRFTNSKIKSLVVVRAGNSARFNVDYEASPWPEVKWLKDGVPISKRVTISNTEGASQLLLPSAERSDTGVFTVMIKNIVGQESFSVEIRVTDEPKPPGPVELDEKVPGTVTVSWEGSPDEKRDDRLYYVVTKRDSTKPTWCTVADRIFNNRFTACNIVPGREYQFRVYAKNDIGSSKPSSSAKWSISTKKVKFTLSESESKACTLERTPKFLVPLKKHNAPQGYECYMTCAVRGEPTPRVTWLRDNISLHTNTNYLISNTCGVCSLLVLTVGPKDSGEYKVIAENQLGRAECSTNLTVKD; translated from the exons ATGATGAAGAAGTCCAAAATCGCTGACCAGACTGCCGCCGGCCAGGGGG GCATTAAGAAGAAGTCCAAGGTGCCCGGGGTGATGATCACCCAGTTCCAGGAGGAGCTGCCTGAGGACGCCACCACCCCGGACTTCACCCGCAAGCCCATCGCCCTGACCATACAGGAGG GTAAACTCGCCGTGTTCAAAGCCAAAGTGATCGGGAACCCGACCCCCAAGGTCAGCTGGGGCCGGGCCAACGGCGAGATCGTCTTCCACCCGGAGACCTGTCAGCAGAAGTTCGACGAGGTGTCCGGCGAGCACACCCTCGAG TTTAACAAGGTGGACCCGGACGATGCAGACACCTACAAGTGTTTCGCCACCAACGACTACGGCCGGGCAGTGTGCACCGTGCTACTGAACGTCATAGAGG TTGGATTCCGTAAGAAAAAGGAACAAAAAGTGGAAG AGCCCTCAGAACTCAGAAAACAACTGAAGAAACG AAAGCCCGATGGGACCCGCGAGGAGAAGCCCATGGATAACGAGGAGAAGGTGTGGGAGATCCTGCTCAGTGCCGATAAGAAAGACTACGAGAGCATCTGCATCGAGTACGGCATCACCAACTTCCGCGGCATGCTGACGAGGCTGAACGAgatgaggaaggagaaggaggccgAGGTGGCTCAG TTTGTGTCGCACATCAGCACTCTGAAACACATTGACGTCAAGGACAATGACTGTGCCACCATTGAGATCGACATGGACCTCAAAGACCCCAACAGCAAGGTCTTCCTCTACAAG GATGGAATCATGGTTCCCTTCACCACGGAGCTGGGTGAAGAGCTGAAGCACAGTTTGAAACGGATTGGAAAGAAGTACGTTTTCTCCATAAAGAAACTGGGGTCAGAAGACGCTGGACTTTACTCGGTGGACGTCGGGGGTGTCAATGTTTTCTCCACTGAATTTAAAG TCCCTGACGTCAGCTTTGCGGTCAAAATCCAAGAGGTGAAGGCCGTTGAGAGGGAGAACGCTCAGTTCCAGTGTGTTCTGACCGCTCCCATGAACGAGATCAAATGGTTCGGGAAGTCCGCCCCGCTCGAAGACGGGGAGAAGTTCCAGATCCTGGTGTCGGAGGACAAGCTAATCCACAAGCTGATTGTGAGGGACGTCATGCCTTTGGACGGGGGCATCTACGCAGCGGTGGCAGGGATCAAGTCCTGCAACACGTTTCTGATCGTGGAGG CCGATAAAGATCCCGCCGGCAAGGGGAAGAAGGGCGCGCGCAAGGACACAGTGGCGGGCGGCGGCAACGACGAGGAGCTGATGAAGATCGCCAAGGACCAACAGGCCAAGTACGAGAAGGAGATGGCAGAGAAGCTGGTGGCCGCCAAGAAGGCCAAAGAGGAGTGGGAGGCCCAGCAGGTGGTGGACAAGGTCCAGGCTAAAGCAGACGCTGAGGCcagagccgccgccgccaaggccaggggaggggctggtggagccggtggtgatggtgctgtagacgctactggtggtggtggaactggagttggaggtggagctgggggtggtgctggaggtggagcaggaggtggagctggaggagctggaggtggagctggaggagcaggaggtggagctggaggagcaggaggagcaggag caggtggaggcgACGGAAAGGGAGGCGATGGAGGTGATGAAGACGGCGATGAAGAAGGggcggagggggaaggaggcaaGCGTAAGAAACGTGTCAGAGACGCCCCCCTGATCCCGGAGACAGTCGTAG GCGATGAGGCTCCGGGGGCCGGAGACGGAtctccggggggggggaagccCCCCCGCAAGGGGAAGCAATCAGCGGGGGGATCGCAGGACCCATTGATCCCAGAGACAGTGGTCG ATCCAGGGGTTCACTTCCACGCTGGGCTTTCCGACGTTAAAGCTATCATCGGAGAACCAGCAGAAATCGAGTGCAAAGTGAGCAGCGAAGAATGTGAAGGATTCTGGTAcaaggatggagaggag ATTACGTCAAATGAGGATTTAACCATCTCTAAAGACGGAAGTTTCCACAGACTGAAGATCAGTAAGGTCACGGAGGAGACGAGCGGGACGTATCGCTTTGAGGCCGACGGCCGCAAGACCGAAGCGGTCATCAGTGTTGAAG ATCCGCCCAGATTCAGCGCAGAGGACATCGAGGCCTTCAAGGCCCCCGTCACGGTGAAGAAGGGGCAGAAGGCCACCTTCAAGGTGCCCCACTTGGGCCGCGAGCCTGTGAAGATCCAGTGGTACTTGGACGGGGAGGAGCTGTCGGACCAGTCCAACATCCGCATCGACAACAGCGAGGGCGAGTGCCGCCTGAACCTCATCAAGCTGCAGCGCAAGGACAGCGGCGAGGTCAAGATCAAGCTGAAGAACGAGTTCGGGAGCATCGAGGCCTACAGCGAGCTGGTGGTTCTGG ACCGGCCCACACCGCCCATGGGGCCGCTGGAGATCGTGGAGGCCTCGTCCTCCGCCGTCGAGGTCAAGTGGAGGGCGCCCAAGGACGCCGGCGGCTGCAAGATCGACAACTACATCGTGGAGCGCCAGCAGGTGGGCCGCAACACCTGGAAGAAGCTGGGCCCTATCGGACCGGAGGCCCAGTACCGGGACATCGACGTGGAGCACGGCCGACGCTACTGCTACCGCTTCCGCGTGGAGACCGAGATGGGCGTCAGCGAGGTCATGGAGAGCGAGGACGTCCAGGCCGGCACTAAAG CATACCCTGGGCCCCCCTCGGCACCCAAGGTGGTCAGTGCCTTCAAGGACTGCATCAACCTGACCTGGGTCGCCCCGGGCAACACGGGGGGCACCAGTATCCTGGGCTACAACGTGGAGAAGCGCAAGAAGGGGAGCAACCTGTGGGGGGCCGTCAACCCCCCCGACCAGCTGGTCAAAG GGAAGAGCTTTGGAGTCAAAGAGGTGAACGAGGGACTGGAGTACGAGTTCCGCGTGGCCGCCGTCAACGACTCCGGGGCCGGAGAATTCGGCAACCCGTCAGAGTTCGTATTCGCCAGGGACCCCAAAA AGCCGCCCGGTAAGGTCATCGACATGAAGGTGACGGactcctcctacaccaccttGTGTCTGTCCTGGACCAACCCCAAAGACCTCCCCGGGGAGCAGGACGAGGCCAAGGCCTTCTGGGTGGAGATGCGGCCCGCAGAGTGCCCCGAGTGGGAGCGCTGCAACATGAGCCCCATCACCGGCTCCACCTTCACCGTGAAGGGCATGAAGTCCATGGCCATGTACTGGGTCAGGGTCATCGCCTTGAACGAGGGGGGCAGCGGAGAGCCCTGCGAACTGGACAACTACGTCCTGGCCATGCCCCCGCCGG TGAGGCCGCGGTTCACCAACTCCAAGATCAAGAGTTTGGTGGTGGTGCGGGCGGGAAACTCTGCGCGCTTCAACGTCGACTACGAG GCGTCTCCCTGGCCCGAGGTGAAGTGGCTGAAGGATGGGGTGCCTATCTCCAAGAGGGTAACCATTAGCAACACAGAGGGAGCCtcgcagctcctcctcccctccgcgGAGCGGTCCGACACGGGCGTGTTCACCGTCATGATCAAGAACATCGTCGGCCAGGAGTCCTTCAGCGTGGAGATCAGAGTCACAG acgaaCCCAAGCCCCCGGGCCCGGTGGAGCTGGACGAGAAAGTCCCCGGGACGGTGACCGTGTCCTGGGAGGGGTCCCCGGACGAGAAGAGGGACGACCGGCTGTACTACGTGGTCACCAAGCGGGACTCCACCAAGCCCACGTGGTGCACAGTGGCCGACCGCATCTTCAACAACCGCTTCACCGCCTGCAACATCGTGCCGGGCCGCGAGTACCAGTTCAGGGTGTACGCCAAGAACGACATCGGCTCCTCCAAGCCCTCCAGCAGTGCCAAGTGGTCCATCAGCACCAAGAAAG TGAAGTTCACGCTGAGCGAGTCCGAGAGCAAGGCGTGCACCCTGGAGCGCACGCCCAAGTTCCTGGTGCCCCTGAAGAAGCACAACGCGCCCCAGGGCTACGAGTGCTACATGACCTGCGCCGTGCGCGGCGAGCCCACCCCACGCGTCACCTGGCTGCGCGACAACATCAGCCTCCACACCAACACCAACTACCTGATCTCCAACACCTGCGGCGTGTGCTCCCTGCTCGTACTCACGGTGGGGCCGAAGGACTCCGGGGAGTACAAGGTGATCGCCGAGAACCAACTAGGCAGGGCGGAGTGCAGCACCAACCTCACCGTCAAAG ATTAA
- the LOC132471304 gene encoding immunoglobulin-like and fibronectin type III domain-containing protein 1 isoform X7 codes for MMKKSKIADQTAAGQGVDVSDDAQPCERGIKKKSKVPGVMITQFQEELPEDATTPDFTRKPIALTIQEGKLAVFKAKVIGNPTPKVSWGRANGEIVFHPETCQQKFDEVSGEHTLEFNKVDPDDADTYKCFATNDYGRAVCTVLLNVIEVGFRKKKEQKVEEPSELRKQLKKRKPDGTREEKPMDNEEKVWEILLSADKKDYESICIEYGITNFRGMLTRLNEMRKEKEAEVAQFVSHISTLKHIDVKDNDCATIEIDMDLKDPNSKVFLYKDGIMVPFTTELGEELKHSLKRIGKKYVFSIKKLGSEDAGLYSVDVGGVNVFSTEFKVPDVSFAVKIQEVKAVERENAQFQCVLTAPMNEIKWFGKSAPLEDGEKFQILVSEDKLIHKLIVRDVMPLDGGIYAAVAGIKSCNTFLIVEADKDPAGKGKKGARKDTVAGGGNDEELMKIAKDQQAKYEKEMAEKLVAAKKAKEEWEAQQVVDKVQAKADAEARAAAAKARGGAGGAGGDGAVDATGGGGGAGGEGGAGGAGAGGGAGGGDGKGGDGGDEDGDEEGAEGEGGKRKKRVRDAPLIPETVVGDEAPGAGDGSPGGGKPPRKGKQSAGGSQDPLIPETVVDPGVHFHAGLSDVKAIIGEPAEIECKVSSEECEGFWYKDGEEITSNEDLTISKDGSFHRLKISKVTEETSGTYRFEADGRKTEAVISVEDPPRFSAEDIEAFKAPVTVKKGQKATFKVPHLGREPVKIQWYLDGEELSDQSNIRIDNSEGECRLNLIKLQRKDSGEVKIKLKNEFGSIEAYSELVVLDRPTPPMGPLEIVEASSSAVEVKWRAPKDAGGCKIDNYIVERQQVGRNTWKKLGPIGPEAQYRDIDVEHGRRYCYRFRVETEMGVSEVMESEDVQAGTKAYPGPPSAPKVVSAFKDCINLTWVAPGNTGGTSILGYNVEKRKKGSNLWGAVNPPDQLVKGKSFGVKEVNEGLEYEFRVAAVNDSGAGEFGNPSEFVFARDPKKPPGKVIDMKVTDSSYTTLCLSWTNPKDLPGEQDEAKAFWVEMRPAECPEWERCNMSPITGSTFTVKGMKSMAMYWVRVIALNEGGSGEPCELDNYVLAMPPPVRPRFTNSKIKSLVVVRAGNSARFNVDYEASPWPEVKWLKDGVPISKRVTISNTEGASQLLLPSAERSDTGVFTVMIKNIVGQESFSVEIRVTDEPKPPGPVELDEKVPGTVTVSWEGSPDEKRDDRLYYVVTKRDSTKPTWCTVADRIFNNRFTACNIVPGREYQFRVYAKNDIGSSKPSSSAKWSISTKKVKFTLSESESKACTLERTPKFLVPLKKHNAPQGYECYMTCAVRGEPTPRVTWLRDNISLHTNTNYLISNTCGVCSLLVLTVGPKDSGEYKVIAENQLGRAECSTNLTVKD; via the exons ATGATGAAGAAGTCCAAAATCGCTGACCAGACTGCCGCCGGCCAGGGGG TCGACGTTTCCGATGACGCCCAGCCCTGTGAAAGAG GCATTAAGAAGAAGTCCAAGGTGCCCGGGGTGATGATCACCCAGTTCCAGGAGGAGCTGCCTGAGGACGCCACCACCCCGGACTTCACCCGCAAGCCCATCGCCCTGACCATACAGGAGG GTAAACTCGCCGTGTTCAAAGCCAAAGTGATCGGGAACCCGACCCCCAAGGTCAGCTGGGGCCGGGCCAACGGCGAGATCGTCTTCCACCCGGAGACCTGTCAGCAGAAGTTCGACGAGGTGTCCGGCGAGCACACCCTCGAG TTTAACAAGGTGGACCCGGACGATGCAGACACCTACAAGTGTTTCGCCACCAACGACTACGGCCGGGCAGTGTGCACCGTGCTACTGAACGTCATAGAGG TTGGATTCCGTAAGAAAAAGGAACAAAAAGTGGAAG AGCCCTCAGAACTCAGAAAACAACTGAAGAAACG AAAGCCCGATGGGACCCGCGAGGAGAAGCCCATGGATAACGAGGAGAAGGTGTGGGAGATCCTGCTCAGTGCCGATAAGAAAGACTACGAGAGCATCTGCATCGAGTACGGCATCACCAACTTCCGCGGCATGCTGACGAGGCTGAACGAgatgaggaaggagaaggaggccgAGGTGGCTCAG TTTGTGTCGCACATCAGCACTCTGAAACACATTGACGTCAAGGACAATGACTGTGCCACCATTGAGATCGACATGGACCTCAAAGACCCCAACAGCAAGGTCTTCCTCTACAAG GATGGAATCATGGTTCCCTTCACCACGGAGCTGGGTGAAGAGCTGAAGCACAGTTTGAAACGGATTGGAAAGAAGTACGTTTTCTCCATAAAGAAACTGGGGTCAGAAGACGCTGGACTTTACTCGGTGGACGTCGGGGGTGTCAATGTTTTCTCCACTGAATTTAAAG TCCCTGACGTCAGCTTTGCGGTCAAAATCCAAGAGGTGAAGGCCGTTGAGAGGGAGAACGCTCAGTTCCAGTGTGTTCTGACCGCTCCCATGAACGAGATCAAATGGTTCGGGAAGTCCGCCCCGCTCGAAGACGGGGAGAAGTTCCAGATCCTGGTGTCGGAGGACAAGCTAATCCACAAGCTGATTGTGAGGGACGTCATGCCTTTGGACGGGGGCATCTACGCAGCGGTGGCAGGGATCAAGTCCTGCAACACGTTTCTGATCGTGGAGG CCGATAAAGATCCCGCCGGCAAGGGGAAGAAGGGCGCGCGCAAGGACACAGTGGCGGGCGGCGGCAACGACGAGGAGCTGATGAAGATCGCCAAGGACCAACAGGCCAAGTACGAGAAGGAGATGGCAGAGAAGCTGGTGGCCGCCAAGAAGGCCAAAGAGGAGTGGGAGGCCCAGCAGGTGGTGGACAAGGTCCAGGCTAAAGCAGACGCTGAGGCcagagccgccgccgccaaggccaggggaggggctggtggagccggtggtgatggtgctgtagacgctactggtg gtggaggtggtgctggaggagaaggtggagctggaggagctggagcaggtggaggagcaggtggaggcgACGGAAAGGGAGGCGATGGAGGTGATGAAGACGGCGATGAAGAAGGggcggagggggaaggaggcaaGCGTAAGAAACGTGTCAGAGACGCCCCCCTGATCCCGGAGACAGTCGTAG GCGATGAGGCTCCGGGGGCCGGAGACGGAtctccggggggggggaagccCCCCCGCAAGGGGAAGCAATCAGCGGGGGGATCGCAGGACCCATTGATCCCAGAGACAGTGGTCG ATCCAGGGGTTCACTTCCACGCTGGGCTTTCCGACGTTAAAGCTATCATCGGAGAACCAGCAGAAATCGAGTGCAAAGTGAGCAGCGAAGAATGTGAAGGATTCTGGTAcaaggatggagaggag ATTACGTCAAATGAGGATTTAACCATCTCTAAAGACGGAAGTTTCCACAGACTGAAGATCAGTAAGGTCACGGAGGAGACGAGCGGGACGTATCGCTTTGAGGCCGACGGCCGCAAGACCGAAGCGGTCATCAGTGTTGAAG ATCCGCCCAGATTCAGCGCAGAGGACATCGAGGCCTTCAAGGCCCCCGTCACGGTGAAGAAGGGGCAGAAGGCCACCTTCAAGGTGCCCCACTTGGGCCGCGAGCCTGTGAAGATCCAGTGGTACTTGGACGGGGAGGAGCTGTCGGACCAGTCCAACATCCGCATCGACAACAGCGAGGGCGAGTGCCGCCTGAACCTCATCAAGCTGCAGCGCAAGGACAGCGGCGAGGTCAAGATCAAGCTGAAGAACGAGTTCGGGAGCATCGAGGCCTACAGCGAGCTGGTGGTTCTGG ACCGGCCCACACCGCCCATGGGGCCGCTGGAGATCGTGGAGGCCTCGTCCTCCGCCGTCGAGGTCAAGTGGAGGGCGCCCAAGGACGCCGGCGGCTGCAAGATCGACAACTACATCGTGGAGCGCCAGCAGGTGGGCCGCAACACCTGGAAGAAGCTGGGCCCTATCGGACCGGAGGCCCAGTACCGGGACATCGACGTGGAGCACGGCCGACGCTACTGCTACCGCTTCCGCGTGGAGACCGAGATGGGCGTCAGCGAGGTCATGGAGAGCGAGGACGTCCAGGCCGGCACTAAAG CATACCCTGGGCCCCCCTCGGCACCCAAGGTGGTCAGTGCCTTCAAGGACTGCATCAACCTGACCTGGGTCGCCCCGGGCAACACGGGGGGCACCAGTATCCTGGGCTACAACGTGGAGAAGCGCAAGAAGGGGAGCAACCTGTGGGGGGCCGTCAACCCCCCCGACCAGCTGGTCAAAG GGAAGAGCTTTGGAGTCAAAGAGGTGAACGAGGGACTGGAGTACGAGTTCCGCGTGGCCGCCGTCAACGACTCCGGGGCCGGAGAATTCGGCAACCCGTCAGAGTTCGTATTCGCCAGGGACCCCAAAA AGCCGCCCGGTAAGGTCATCGACATGAAGGTGACGGactcctcctacaccaccttGTGTCTGTCCTGGACCAACCCCAAAGACCTCCCCGGGGAGCAGGACGAGGCCAAGGCCTTCTGGGTGGAGATGCGGCCCGCAGAGTGCCCCGAGTGGGAGCGCTGCAACATGAGCCCCATCACCGGCTCCACCTTCACCGTGAAGGGCATGAAGTCCATGGCCATGTACTGGGTCAGGGTCATCGCCTTGAACGAGGGGGGCAGCGGAGAGCCCTGCGAACTGGACAACTACGTCCTGGCCATGCCCCCGCCGG TGAGGCCGCGGTTCACCAACTCCAAGATCAAGAGTTTGGTGGTGGTGCGGGCGGGAAACTCTGCGCGCTTCAACGTCGACTACGAG GCGTCTCCCTGGCCCGAGGTGAAGTGGCTGAAGGATGGGGTGCCTATCTCCAAGAGGGTAACCATTAGCAACACAGAGGGAGCCtcgcagctcctcctcccctccgcgGAGCGGTCCGACACGGGCGTGTTCACCGTCATGATCAAGAACATCGTCGGCCAGGAGTCCTTCAGCGTGGAGATCAGAGTCACAG acgaaCCCAAGCCCCCGGGCCCGGTGGAGCTGGACGAGAAAGTCCCCGGGACGGTGACCGTGTCCTGGGAGGGGTCCCCGGACGAGAAGAGGGACGACCGGCTGTACTACGTGGTCACCAAGCGGGACTCCACCAAGCCCACGTGGTGCACAGTGGCCGACCGCATCTTCAACAACCGCTTCACCGCCTGCAACATCGTGCCGGGCCGCGAGTACCAGTTCAGGGTGTACGCCAAGAACGACATCGGCTCCTCCAAGCCCTCCAGCAGTGCCAAGTGGTCCATCAGCACCAAGAAAG TGAAGTTCACGCTGAGCGAGTCCGAGAGCAAGGCGTGCACCCTGGAGCGCACGCCCAAGTTCCTGGTGCCCCTGAAGAAGCACAACGCGCCCCAGGGCTACGAGTGCTACATGACCTGCGCCGTGCGCGGCGAGCCCACCCCACGCGTCACCTGGCTGCGCGACAACATCAGCCTCCACACCAACACCAACTACCTGATCTCCAACACCTGCGGCGTGTGCTCCCTGCTCGTACTCACGGTGGGGCCGAAGGACTCCGGGGAGTACAAGGTGATCGCCGAGAACCAACTAGGCAGGGCGGAGTGCAGCACCAACCTCACCGTCAAAG ATTAA